The window GGCATAGTCATTAAAAAATTAATTTCATCACTTGATCGATTTCAATTTTCGGTTGAAAATGTAAATACACTTAGATATTTAATACCTTGATTAGAGGCTTCTTTGGCAATTTCATCAATATTTTGCATTCCGATTTTGTGACCATAAGTTCTTGCTTTATTTTGTTTTTTAGCCCATCTACCATTGCCATCTAAAATAATTGCTATATGATTTGGAATTTCCATTTAAATCTTCCTTATAAAATTTTTATTTAACAATTTGCAAAGTTCTTATAGCTGTTGTTAAGAATTCATGGCCTGTTTTTGTAACCAAAATATCATCTTCAATTCTAACTCCGCCAATACCAGGAATATATATACCAGGTTCTACAGTAACAACCATACCAGTTTGCAACAACTTAGTATCAACACTATTATTGTATGGTTCTTCATGAATTTGTAAACCTAAACCGTGGCCTGTACCATGTGTGAAATATTCACCATAACCTTGTTTTGCAATATAATCAACGCAAATTTGATGTATTTCTTTTCCAGCAATTCCCGGTTTAATTGCATCTATACCTTTTTGTTGAGCTTGATAAACTATGTCGTAAATTTCCAGCAATTTTTGATTGTTAACGTTTAAAATGGCAAAGGTTCTTGTTTGATCAGATGCATATCCTTTATAAAAACAACCCATATCTAAAGTAATTAATTCACCAGCAACTATTTTTTTATCTGTTGGCACTGCATGTGGTTTTGCTCCATTTTCACCTGATGCTACAATTGTATCAAACGATAATTTCTGCGCTCCATGTTTTAAAAAAGAATCTGAAACAAATCTCGCCAATTCTTTTTCATCAATACCAGGCTTTATTCATAATAAAACCTCTTTAAACACTTCATTTGTAATATCACAAGCTTTTTTAATATTTGCAATTTCTCAATCATCTTTAATCATTCTAATTGTCTCTAAATTAATAGCAATTAAATTAGCCATAATTTGTTTTTTTAATTGTTCAACATGATTAACAACTAGTCAATCTGATTCATAACCTAATGATTTGACATTATGTTTTTGCAATTTTTCATTGAATTGTTTTCATAATGATTTATCTCCACTGCCAAATTCAATTAATTCATCCACATTTTGCAAATCAACCAATGTTCTGGCAGCTGTTATATACCTACCATCCAAAAACAAATAAGTTTTTTCTTTAGTTATTAATAAATAACCTAAACTAGATGGAAAACGTGAATATCAATATCTATTTTCTGTTGAATACAATAACATAGCATCGATGTTATTATTTGACAAAATTTCTTGCATTTGTTCTTTTCTAGACATAAAAATCATATTCTC of the Spiroplasma endosymbiont of Labia minor genome contains:
- a CDS encoding Xaa-Pro peptidase family protein: MSRKEQMQEILSNNNIDAMLLYSTENRYWYSRFPSSLGYLLITKEKTYLFLDGRYITAARTLVDLQNVDELIEFGSGDKSLWKQFNEKLQKHNVKSLGYESDWLVVNHVEQLKKQIMANLIAINLETIRMIKDDWEIANIKKACDITNEVFKEVLLWIKPGIDEKELARFVSDSFLKHGAQKLSFDTIVASGENGAKPHAVPTDKKIVAGELITLDMGCFYKGYASDQTRTFAILNVNNQKLLEIYDIVYQAQQKGIDAIKPGIAGKEIHQICVDYIAKQGYGEYFTHGTGHGLGLQIHEEPYNNSVDTKLLQTGMVVTVEPGIYIPGIGGVRIEDDILVTKTGHEFLTTAIRTLQIVK